From Mustela erminea isolate mMusErm1 chromosome 1, mMusErm1.Pri, whole genome shotgun sequence, a single genomic window includes:
- the EVI5L gene encoding EVI5-like protein isoform X3: MSLSTMASPTLSPDSSSQEALSAPTCSPTSDSENLSPDELELLAKLEEQNRLLEADSKSMRSMNGSRRNSGSSLVSSSSASSNLSHLEEDTWILWGRIANEWEEWRRRKEKLLKELIRKGIPHHFRAIVWQLLCSATDMPVKNQYSELLKMSSPCEKLIRRDIARTYPEHEFFKGQDSLGQEVLFNVMKAYSLVDREVGYCQGSAFIVGLLLMQMPEEEAFCVFVRLMQEYRLRELFKPSMAELGLCIYQFECMLQEQLPDLNTHFRSQSFHTSMYASSWFLTLFLTTFPLPVATRVFDIFMYEGLEIVFRVGLALLQVNQTELMQLDMEGMSQYFQRVIPHQFDSCPDKLVLKAYQVKYNPKKMKRLEKEYAAMKSKEMEEQIEIKRLRTENRLLKQRIETLEKESAALADRLIQGQVTRAQEAEENYVIKRELAVVRQQCSSAAEDLQKAQSTIRQLQEQQDNPRLTEDFVAHLETELEQSRLRETETLGALREMQDKVLDMEKRNSSLPDENNVARLQEELKAVKVREGEAVASARELKLQLQELSDTWQAHLSRGGRWKESPRKLVLGELQDELMSVRLREAQALAEGRELRQRVVELETQDNIHRNLLNRVEAERAALQEKLQYLAAQNKGLQTQLSESRRKQAEAECKSKEEVMAVRLREADSMAAVAEMRQRIAELEIQREEGRIQGQLNHSDSSQYIRELKDQIEELKAEVRLLKGPPPFEDPLAFDGLGLARHLDEDSLPSSDEELLGVGVGVGAALQDALYPLSPRDARFFRRLERPAKDSEGSSDSDADELAAPYSQGLDN; the protein is encoded by the exons ATGAGCCTGTCCACCATGGCGAGCCCCACTCTGAGCCCCGACTCCTCATCCCAAGAGGCCCTGTCGGCCCCCACCTGCTCCCCCACTTCAGACTCTGAAAACCTCAGCCCCGATGAGCTGGAGCTGCTGGCCAAGCTGGAGGAGCAGAACCG GCTCCTGGAAGCCGACTCCAAGTCCATGCGCTCCATGAACGGCTCGCGGCGGAACAGCGGCTCCTCGCTGGTGTCCAGCTCCTCGGCCTCCTCCAACCTGAGCCACCTGGAGGAGGACACTTGGATCTTGTGGGGCCGGATCGCCAACGAGTGGGAGGAGTGGCGACGCAGGAAAGAGAAGCTGCTGAAG GAGCTGATCCGCAAGGGCATCCCGCACCACTTCCGGGCCATCGTGTGGCAGCTCCTGTGCAGCGCCACAGACATGCCGGTCAAGAACCAGTACTCGGAGCTGCTCAAGATGTCCTCGCCGTGCGAGAAGCTGATCCGCAGGGACATTGCCCGCACCTACCCAGAGCATGAGTTCTTCAAGGGCCAGGACAGCCTGGGCCAGGAGGTCCTCTTCAACGTCATGAAG GCGTACTCCCTGGTGGACAGGGAGGTGGGCTACTGCCAGGGCAGCGCCTTCATCGTGGGCCTGCTCCTCATGCAG ATGCCCGAGGAAGAAGCCTTCTGTGTGTTCGTGCGGCTGATGCAGGAGTACCGCCTGCGGGAGCTCTTCAAGCCCAGCATGGCGGAGCTGGGGCTCTGCATATACCAGTTCGAGTGCATGCTCCAG GAGCAGCTCCCGGATCTGAACACCCACTTCCGCTCCCAGAGCTTCCACACGTCCATGTACGCCTCGTCCTGGTTTCTCACACTCTTCCTGACTACCTTCCCGCTCCCCGTTGCCACCCGTGTCTTTGACATCTTCATGTACGAG GGCCTGGAGATTGTGTTCCGGGTGGGCCTCGCGCTTCTGCAGGTGAACCAGACAGAGCTGATGCAGCTGGACATGGAGGGGATGTCCCAG TACTTCCAGAGGGTGATCCCCCACCAGTTCGACAGCTGCCCGGACAAGCTGGTCCTCAAGGCTTACCAGGTCAAGTACAACCCCAAGAAGATGAAGAG GCTGGAGAAGGAGTACGCGGCCATGAAGAGCAAGGAGATGGAGGAGCAGATCGAGATCAAA AGGCTTCGGACGGAGAACCGGCTCCTGAAACAACGGATCGAGACCCTGGAAAAG GAGAGCGCTGCTCTGGCTGATAGGTTAATCCAG GGGCAGGTGACTCGGGCGCAGGAGGCCGAGGAGAACTACGTCATCAAGCGGGAGCTGGCGGTGGTGCGGCAGCAGTGCAGCTCGGCAGCCGAGGACCTGCAGAAGGCCCAGAGCACCATCCGGCAGCTCCAGGAGCAGCAG GACAACCCACGCCTCACTGAGGACTTCGTGGCCCACCTGGAGACCGAGCTGGAGCAGTCGAGGCTGCGGGAGACCGAGACGCTGGGGGCTCTGCGAGAGATGCAGGACAAGGTTCTGGACATGGAGAAG AGGAACAGCTCGCTGCCCGACGAGAACAACGTGGCGCGGCTGCAGGAGGAGCTGAAGGCGGTCAAGGTGCGGGAGGGCGAGGCCGTGGCCTCGGCGCGGGAGCTGAAGCTGCAGCTGCAGGAGCTCTCGGACACCTGGCAG gccCACCTGTCCCGCGGCGGCCGCTGGAAGGAGTCCCCCCGGAAGCTGGTCCTGGGCGAGCTGCAGGACGAGCTGATGAGCGTGCGTCTGCGCGAGGCCCAGGCCCTGGCCGAGGGTCGCGAGCTGCGACAGCGCGTGGTGGAACTCGAGACGCAG GACAACATCCACCGCAACCTGCTGAACCGCGTGGAGGCGGAGCGCGCGGCGCTGCAGGAGAAGCTGCAGTACCTGGCGGCCCAGAACAAGGGGCTGCAGACGCAGCTCAGCGAGAGCCGCCGCAAGCAGGCCGAGGCCGAGTGCAAG agcAAGGAGGAGGTGATGGCCGTGCGCCTGCGGGAGGCGGACAGCATGGCGGCAGTGGCCGAGATGCGCCAGCGCATCGCGGAGCTGGAGATCCAG AGGGAGGAGGGCCGCATCCAGGGCCAACTGAACCACTCGGACTCGTCGCAGTACATCCGCGAGCTCAAGGACCAGATCGAGGAGCTGAAGGCGGAG GTGCGGCTGCTGAAGGGTCCGCCGCCCTTCGAGGACCCGCTGGCCTTCGACGGGCTGGGCCTGGCGCGGCACCTGGATGAGGACTCGCTGCCGTCGTCGGACGAGGAGCTGCTCGGGGTGGGCGTGGGCGTGGGCGCAGCGCTGCAGGACGCGCTCTACCCGCTGTCCCCGCGCGACGCGCGCTTCTTTCGTCGACTGGAGCGGCCGGCCAAGGACAGCGAGGGCAGCTCAGACAGCGACGCAGATGAGCTGGCCGCGCCCTATAGCCAGGGCCTGGACAACTGA